A stretch of the Gossypium hirsutum isolate 1008001.06 chromosome D07, Gossypium_hirsutum_v2.1, whole genome shotgun sequence genome encodes the following:
- the LOC107954784 gene encoding 54S ribosomal protein L19, mitochondrial, whose product MSTLKEILTRRPVAATIRLTVPAGGARPAPPVGPALGQYRLNLMAFCKDFNARTQKYKPDTPMSVTITAFKDNTFEFTVKSPSVTWYLKKAAGIESGSSRPGHVVATTLSVRHIYEIAKIKQSDPYCQYMSLESICKSIIGTANTMGIKVVKDLD is encoded by the coding sequence ATGTCGACCCTGAAAGAAATCCTAACCCGCCGTCCAGTGGCGGCCACCATCAGGCTGACTGTACCGGCGGGAGGAGCACGACCCGCACCCCCAGTAGGTCCAGCCCTGGGTCAGTACCGACTTAATCTAATGGCCTTCTGCAAGGACTTCAACGCCCGAACCCAAAAGTACAAGCCAGACACCCCCATGTCTGTCACTATCACCGCCTTCAAAGACAACACCTTTGAGTTCACTGTCAAGTCTCCATCCGTCACCTGGTACTTGAAGAAGGCAGCGGGTATCGAGTCCGGAAGCAGCCGGCCTGGCCACGTGGTCGCCACCACTTTGTCCGTCAGACATATTTACGAGATTGCCAAGATTAAGCAATCCGATCCCTATTGTCAGTACATGTCCCTGGAGAGTATTTGTAAGTCCATTATTGGGACTGCTAATACCATGGGGATTAAGGTGGTGAAGGACTTGGATTAG
- the LOC107954781 gene encoding exosome complex exonuclease RRP44 homolog A: protein MLKSNTFSRKTKAGRIKKEVREIYLRDDIYCGAAACKTCDTSTSRAPLDVASPLLILDTNVLLHQIDLLENSAIDNAVLLSVVLDEVKNKNMAVYNRIRALSTNPLRKFYVFSNQFHKDTFVKRMDGETPNDYNDRAIRVATRWYQTHLGTAATVLLITNDRDNKRTAGEEGISADTIQSYVKSLGQPELLDLLVQPASESEDTVMVEVEDLRPSKRQVVYQEHKPMSEITLGLHRGIYHQGKLRVNRYNPFQAYVGSESIGDEIIIYGRQNMNRAFDGDIVAVELLPPDQWHEEKNLSIADEEDEEEDDVHLAPSSADDAPRTTNLVSDSATDMNSTPSRPSGRVVGIIKRNWHSYCGSLEPMSMPAGTGSFTSALFVSKDHRIPKIRIQTRQLENLLDKRIIVAVDSWDRQSRYPSGHYVRVIGEIGDRDTESEVVLIENDINSRPFSSQVLACLPPLPWSVSSEDMANSIRQDLRSLRVFSVDPPGCKDIDDALHCTALPNGNYEVGVHIADVTNFVHPGTPLDGEASQRGTSVYLVERRIDMLPKPLTEDICSLRADVERLAFSVIWEMTPDAEIISTRFTKSVIKSCAALSYVEAQARMDDSRLMDPLTTDLRNMNALAKIMRQRRIDRGALTLASAEVKFQIDTETHDPLDIGMYQIREANQMVEEFMLAANVSVAKQIRDCFPSCSLLRRHPTPTREMLEPLLCTAAAIGLDLDVSSSKALADSLDHAVRDDPYFNKLIRILATRCMTQAVYFCSGDLSPPEYHHYGLAAPLYTHFTSPIRRYADVIVHRLLAASLGIDKLPPVFQDRSQLTSIADNLNYRHRNAQMASRASVELHTLIYFRKLPTDTEARIVKIRSNGFIVFVPKYGIEGPVYLTGRGEKGSGEWHVDEQQQKIVKMDNSNSNSLSYSVLQSVRIHMEVVEPQPNRPKLQLTLIS from the exons atgTTGAAGAGCAACACGTTCAGCAGGAAGACCAAGGCCGGCAGAATTAAGAAG GAAGTTAGAGAAATATATCTAAGAGACGACATTTACTGTGGAGCTGCTGCTTGTAAAACGTGTGACACTTCCACGTCACGTGCTCCTTTGGATGTTGCTTCTCCCCTTCTCATTCTTGATACCAATGTCCTTCTTCAtcag atCGACTTGCTTGAGAACTCTGCCATCGACAATGCGGTGCTGCTATCTGTGGTGCTGGATGAAGTTAAGAACAAGAACATGGCCGTTTACAATAGAATTAGAGCTCTTTCCACCAATCCTCTCCGCAAGTTCTATGTTTTCAGTAACCAGTTCCATAA AGACACATTTGTAAAGCGCATGGATGGTGAAACTCCAAATGATTACAATGACAGAG CAATTCGGGTGGCTACTCGATGGTATCAAACTCATCTTGGTACTGCAGCAACAGTTTTACTTATAACCAATGACAGAGACAATAAGAGGACGGCTGGCGAAGAGGGCATTTCTGCTGACACAA TTCAGTCCTATGTAAAATCATTGGGTCAACCGGAGTTGCTTGACCTGCTTGTTCAACCTGCATCCGAATCTGAAGATACTGTCATGGTAGAAGTTGAAGATTTGAGACCTTCCAAGAGACAAGTTGTTTATCAAGAA caTAAACCCATGTCTGAGATTACGTTGGGCTTGCATCGTGGAATATACCATCAAGGAAAGCTTCGTGTTAATCGTTACAATCCATTTCAAGCATATGTTGGAAGTGAGAGCATAGGTgatgaaataattatatatggACGTCAAAACATGAACCGAGCTTTTGACGGTGATATAGTAGCTGTAGAACTTCTGCCCCCAGATCAATGGCATGAGGAGAAGAACTTATCCATCGCGGATGAAG aggatgaggaagaagatgatgttCATTTAGCTCCAAGCAGTGCTGATGATGCCCCTAGAACTACGAATCTGGTGTCAGATTCTGCCACTGATATGAACTCCACTCCATCACGGCCATCAGGCCGTGTTGTTGGTATTATAAAGAGGAACTGGCACTC TTATTGTGGGTCTTTGGAACCAATGTCTATGCCTGCTGGGACTGGAAGCTTTACATCTGCCCTATTTGTCTCCAAAGATCATAGAATTCCTAAGATTCGGATCCAAACCCGACAGCTTGAAAATCTTTTGGATAAGAGGATAATTGTGGCAGTTGATTCTTGGGACCGTCAGTCTCGGTATCCTTCTGGTCATTATGTACGAGTCATTGGAGAAATAGGTGATAGAGACACCGAGAGTGAG GTGGTGTTGATCGAGAATGACATAAACTCAAGGCCCTTTTCTTCCCAAGTTTTGGCTTGCCTGCCACCATTACCATGGTCTGTGTCTAGTGAAGATATGGCAAATTCAATCCGGCAGGATTTACGATCTTTGCGTGTCTTTAGCGTGGATCCACCTG GTTGCAAGGACATTGATGATGCACTACACTGTACAGCTCTTCCTAATGGGAACTATGAAGTTGGAGTTC ACATTGCTGATGTAACAAATTTTGTTCACCCTGGCACCCCGCTAGATGGTGAAGCTTCCCAGAGGGGCACATCTGTCTACCTTGTTGAGCGCCGGATTGACATGCTTCCTAAACCTTTGACAGAAG ATATATGTTCACTTAGGGCTGATGTAGAAAGGCTAGCCTTTTCAGTTATTTGG GAAATGACGCCTGACGCAGAGATTATCTCGACAAGATTCACAAAAAGTGTTATCAAATCTTGTGCTGCTTTGTCTTATGTTGAAGCCCAGGCTAGGATGGATGATAG TCGACTGATGGACCCGTTAACTACAGATTTGAGAAATATGAATGCTTTGGCTAAG ATAATGAGGCAGAGACGTATCGATAGAGGAGCCTTAACTCTTGCTTCTGCCGAAGTCAAATTTCAAATTGATACTGAGACTCATGATCCTCTTGATATTG GCATGTATCAGATTCGAGAAGCAAACCAAATGGTTGAGGAATTCATGCTTGCTGCCAATGTTTCAGTTGCCAAACAAATCCGTGATTGTTTTCCTTCTTGTTCACTACTAAG GCGGCATCCAACTCCCACCAGAGAAATGCTTGAACCTTTGTTGTGCACTGCTGCTGCCATTGGACTCGACTTGGATGTTTCATCATCGAAGGCGTTGGCTGATTCCCTTGACCATGCTGTG CGTGATGATCCTTACTTTAATAAGTTGATTCGGATACTGGCAACTAGGTGTATGACTCAG GCTGTTTATTTCTGTAGTGGGGATCTCAGCCCTCCAGAATATCATCATTATGGGCTTGCTGCGCCCCTATATACTCATTTCACTTCTCCTATTAGGAGATATGCAG ATGTGATTGTGCACAGGTTGCTTGCTGCATCTCTAGGGATCGATAAGCTTCCACCAGTTTTCCAGGACAGATCTCAACTAACTAGCATTGCTGATa ATCTGAATTATCGACATAGGAATGCCCAAATGGCAAGCAGGGCCTCTGTTGAGCTCCATACTCTCATTTACTTCAGAAAACT GCCCACTGACACAGAAGCCAGAATAGTGAAGATAAGGTCCAACGGGTTCATTGTGTTTGTGCCCAA ATATGGAATAGAAGGCCCGGTGTACTTGACAGGCAGAGGAGAGAAGGGAAGCGGGGAGTGGCATGTGGACGAGCAGCAGCAGAAGATTGTAAAGATGGacaatagtaatagtaatagcCTTTCCTACAGTGTTCTGCAATCAGTGAGGATCCACATGGAGGTTGTGGAACCCCAACCCAACCGCCCTAAACTGCAGCTTACTCTTATTTCCTAG
- the LOC107954782 gene encoding receptor like protein kinase S.2: MAAALECWSSRATTADDDMVEQVLMRSNDRSEDTSSSSSASAKLEAPSAKNKRFQRLSRNVSEAIASLKNSLNLDTSSPRDQLPPPVPSVPSSSSKADVCRKVVWGTVVRNLTQLYPGSQLPEKLVSNIRKHYDSLPLSYAQAGFDMKEVFLHIKLIEQASGDDHPAIFIQQTSDDEVQGCVFKLTFACNSSFSWSAMSGALDSASICCKKIQIFEKKGFTLGIILFLVQSAHDKFFKSHVESALKSALRKPKTTTVKLPFGLCGCQEESTKGRDFGEIEEEPSEQTHRNGIENPNTRIQLPMPLPSSSLVVLVDEWQTIQSGADEIGKWLLNSESLEFIDQIAPNSFKGIYKGKRVGIEKLKGCDKGNSYEFELRKDLLELMTCGHRNILQFYGVCVDENNGLCVVTKLTEGGSVHDLMLKNKKLQIKEIMRIAADVAEGIKFMNDHGVAYKDLNTQRILLDKHGNACLADMGIVTACKSVSEAMEYETDGYRWLAPEIIAGDPENVMETWMSNSYSFGMVIWEMVTGEAAYSACSPVQAAVGIAACGLRPDIPKDCPQILKSLMTKCWNGCPSKRPQFSEILSVLLRTSYR, translated from the exons ATGGCTGCAGCCCTCGAGTGCTGGTCCAGCCGAGCCACCACCGCCGATGACGACATGGTCGAGCAGGTTTTGATGCGCTCCAACGACCGATCCGAGGacacctcctcctcctcctctgcTTCTGCCAAACTTGAAGCCCCGTCCGCCAAGAACAAACGGTTCCAGAGGTTGAGCAGGAACGTCTCTGAGGCCATTGCCTCTCTCAAGAACTCTCTCAATCTCGACACTTCCTCCCCACGTGATCAGCTTCCTCCTCCTGTTCCTTCTGTCCCTTCATCTTCCTCCAAGGCCGACGTTTGCCGGAAAGTGGTCTGGGGTACCGTTGTACGGAACTTGACTCAGCTTTACCCTGGAAGCCAGTTGCCTGAGAAGCTTGTCTCCAATATCCGCAAGCATTATGATTCCTTGCCTCTCAG TTATGCACAGGCGGGATTTGATATGAAAGAAGTATTTCTACATATAAAATTGATAGAGCAGGCATCAGGGGATGATCACCCTGCTATATTTATTCAGCAAACATCTGATGATGAGGTACAAGGTTGCGTGTTTAAGCTCACATTTGCTTGTAATTCTTCCTTTTCTTGGTCTGCCATGTCTGGTGCTCTTGATTCTGCTTCCATCTGTTGCAAGAAGATACAGATATTTGAGAAGAAAGGGTTCACCCTTGGAATTATTCTCTTCTTGGTTCAATCCGCCCACGACAAGTTTTTTAAATCCCATGTCGAGAGTGCCCTTAAATCTGCTCTTCGGAAGCCCAAGACGACCACTGTTAAACTACCATTTGGACTTTGTGGATGTCAGGAGGAGAGTACTAAAGGGAGAGACTTTGGGGAAATTGAGGAAGAACCAAGTGAGCAAACTCACAGAAATGGGATTGAAAATCCAAATACCAGGATTCAGCTTCCAATGCCTCTGCCCTCTTCATCGTTGGTCGTATTGGTTGATGAATGGCAAACCATTCAATCAGGGGCAGATGAGATTGGGAAATGGCTATTGAACTCCGAAAGTCTTGAGTTTATTGATCAGATTGCACCCAACTCTTTTAAAGGCATCTACAAGGGTAAACGTGTTGGAATCGAAAAGCTTAAAGGATGTGACAAGGGGAATTCTTACGAGTTTGAACTTCGAAAAGATCTCTTAGAGCTTATGACTTGTGGGCATAGGAACATTTTGCAATTCTATGGTGTTTGTGTCGATGAGAATAATGGTTTGTGCGTTGTGACCAAGTTGACGGAAGGTGGATCAGTCCATGATTTGATGCTGAAGAACAAGAAGCTTCAGATTAAGGAGATAATGAGGATTGCTGCTGATGTAGCAGAAGGTATCAAGTTTATGAATGATCATGGTGTTGCATACAAAGACCTTAACACACAGAGGATTCTGCTAGATAAGCATGGTAATGCATGCTTGGCGGACATGGGTATAGTCACTGCTTGCAAGAGTGTTAGTGAAGCAATGGAGTATGAAACCGATGGCTACCGTTGGCTTGCTCCTGAG ATCATTGCTGGGGACCCAGAGAATGTTATGGAGACATGGATGAGTAATTCCTATAGTTTTGGGATGGTAATTTGGGAGATGGTGACAGGTGAGGCAGCCTATTCTGCATGTTCACCAGTGCAAGCAGCGGTAGGAATAGCTGCGTGTGGTCTAAGGCCTGATATCCCTAAGGACTGCCCGCAAATCCTCAAATCTCTGATGACCAAGTGCTGGAATGGTTGCCCGTCAAAGCGACCGcaattttctgaaattttatctGTGTTGTTGCGGACCAGCTACAGGTAA